Proteins encoded in a region of the Isosphaeraceae bacterium EP7 genome:
- a CDS encoding papain-like cysteine protease family protein, protein MGGDLDVLIGKWIVKVRPIGRPDPWTWEYEFHPSGRVTWQDLKGAEKGVGTWASTSTLVNLSWNDSATRESWSRPLTPTPPPNKTWYESSYYKGQYQVEKPLCPGFSTDAPFKLEAPGDIQQKGLLCWAAGSASWLQGTKRGNTTVEELVKKFKAAGKLDSDNALREEHMIDVFLEIGITLKLMPAVDFTYCFALEKLKTKGHLVLMSGSPGNAMGHTRVVYGVGEPSNEYFNVFDPLENHGYELRRFSELSGNIYVGWAK, encoded by the coding sequence ATGGGCGGCGATCTGGACGTGCTGATCGGCAAATGGATCGTCAAGGTACGGCCAATCGGCAGGCCCGACCCTTGGACCTGGGAGTATGAGTTCCACCCAAGTGGGAGAGTAACCTGGCAGGATCTGAAGGGCGCGGAGAAAGGCGTGGGCACCTGGGCCTCCACCTCGACGTTGGTGAATCTCTCGTGGAACGACTCGGCGACCCGCGAAAGCTGGTCACGACCGCTGACGCCCACACCTCCCCCCAACAAGACCTGGTATGAGTCGAGCTACTACAAGGGACAATATCAGGTTGAAAAACCCTTATGCCCCGGTTTCTCGACGGATGCGCCGTTCAAATTAGAGGCCCCCGGAGATATCCAGCAGAAGGGCCTTCTTTGTTGGGCTGCTGGTTCGGCCTCATGGCTACAGGGCACAAAGCGTGGTAATACCACCGTCGAAGAATTGGTGAAAAAGTTCAAGGCCGCCGGCAAACTCGACAGTGACAACGCCTTACGTGAAGAACACATGATCGACGTGTTCCTCGAGATTGGGATTACCCTGAAACTGATGCCCGCGGTGGATTTTACTTATTGTTTCGCCCTGGAAAAGTTGAAAACAAAGGGCCATCTCGTGCTGATGTCCGGATCCCCTGGCAATGCAATGGGGCACACTCGAGTCGTGTATGGAGTCGGCGAGCCATCAAACGAATACTTCAATGTCTTTGATCCCTTGGAGAATCATGGATACGAACTCAGACGATTCAGCGAACTGAGTGGCAACATCTACGTGGGCTGGGCGAAGTAA
- a CDS encoding serine hydrolase has translation MADLPAATELRRRCRPTLIFLAFACLGPARTFAGPPEAPPKRYEAAVAALDAFIAREVVQKKIPSLSIALVDDQAIVWSRGYGFSDIAGKVPATADTVYRVGSVSKLFTDVAVMQLVEQGKIDLDAPVTKYLPDFAPKGPATETITLRRMMAHRSGLVRESPVGHYFDPTSPTLEATVSSLNGTALVYPPGTRLKYSNAAIAAVGLALSKVEGMPFVPLVADRVLKPLGMSRSGFAPTPELARDLAASTMWTYHGREFRSPTFELGTSPAGCMYTTVIDLGRFMKALFAGGNGANGSILRPETLAEMWKVQFAGRPEDTRGFGLGFSIGEFNGHRRIGHGGAIYGFATELSALPDEKLGVVVIAARDCANGLTSRIAGLSLGQMLAAREDKPLPAIETTTPLASGLAKRLAGHYRASGGRTFDLLELQGRLWMERGEGGERVELRSSGDDLVGDDLLVGFSPRIIPEGGKLRLGDTIFERVADGLPPAPPEAFNGLIGEYGWDHNVLYILEKEGRLHALIEWFFLYPLTQEEPDIYAFPDAGLYQGEKLIFRRDSSGRATAVEAASVSFKRRSIDGENGKTFRITPVRSAAEIRLETAEMKPPSEPEKPRKADLVDLIAVVPGLKLDIRYATTNNFLSTPLYTSARALMQRPAAEALARVQAGLAPKGYGLLIHDAYRPWRVTKLFREATPPAQHIFVADPAKGSKHNRGCAVDLTLCDLANEQPIEMTGGYDEFSDRSFPGYPGGTSRQRWHRDLLRNAMEAEGFNVIDTEWWHFDYKIWNDYPIIDIPFEDLPPA, from the coding sequence ATGGCCGATCTGCCCGCCGCGACCGAGCTCCGACGCCGGTGTCGTCCGACCTTGATCTTCCTGGCCTTCGCCTGTCTCGGGCCGGCCCGTACGTTCGCCGGCCCGCCCGAAGCCCCTCCGAAACGGTACGAGGCGGCCGTCGCCGCGCTCGACGCCTTCATCGCCCGCGAGGTCGTCCAGAAGAAGATCCCGAGCCTCTCGATCGCCCTCGTCGACGACCAGGCGATCGTCTGGTCCAGGGGCTATGGCTTCTCGGACATTGCTGGCAAGGTCCCCGCCACAGCCGACACCGTTTATCGGGTCGGGTCGGTGTCCAAGCTTTTCACTGACGTCGCCGTGATGCAGCTCGTCGAGCAAGGGAAGATCGACCTCGACGCTCCCGTCACGAAATACTTGCCCGACTTCGCGCCGAAAGGCCCGGCGACCGAGACCATCACGCTCCGTCGGATGATGGCCCACCGTTCGGGCCTCGTCCGCGAGTCCCCCGTCGGCCATTACTTTGATCCGACCTCGCCGACCCTGGAAGCGACCGTCTCCAGTCTCAACGGCACCGCCTTGGTCTACCCGCCCGGCACCCGCTTGAAGTACTCGAACGCGGCGATCGCCGCAGTCGGCCTTGCGCTCTCGAAGGTCGAGGGTATGCCGTTCGTCCCCCTGGTGGCCGATCGGGTCCTCAAGCCGCTCGGGATGTCCCGCAGCGGCTTCGCCCCGACGCCCGAACTGGCCAGGGACCTGGCCGCCTCGACGATGTGGACCTACCACGGCCGTGAGTTCCGCTCGCCGACCTTCGAGCTCGGGACCAGCCCGGCCGGCTGCATGTACACGACCGTCATCGATCTCGGCCGATTCATGAAGGCTCTTTTCGCCGGCGGGAACGGGGCGAACGGGTCAATTCTCAGGCCAGAAACCCTCGCCGAGATGTGGAAGGTCCAGTTCGCCGGACGCCCCGAAGACACGCGGGGGTTCGGACTCGGATTCTCGATTGGTGAGTTCAATGGACATCGGCGGATCGGCCACGGCGGTGCGATCTACGGCTTTGCAACCGAGCTTTCGGCCTTGCCCGACGAGAAGCTCGGCGTGGTCGTGATCGCAGCCCGGGACTGCGCCAACGGCCTGACCTCTCGGATCGCCGGCCTCTCGCTCGGCCAGATGCTCGCCGCCCGCGAGGACAAGCCGCTGCCCGCGATCGAGACGACGACCCCGCTCGCCTCGGGCCTGGCGAAGCGACTCGCCGGCCATTATCGGGCCTCGGGAGGTCGCACGTTCGACCTCCTCGAACTCCAAGGACGGCTCTGGATGGAGCGGGGGGAAGGTGGAGAACGGGTCGAGCTTCGAAGCTCGGGCGACGACCTCGTCGGCGATGACCTGCTCGTCGGCTTCAGCCCCCGGATCATTCCGGAAGGGGGCAAACTTCGCCTCGGCGACACGATCTTTGAGCGCGTCGCCGATGGGCTCCCCCCTGCCCCTCCCGAAGCGTTCAACGGCCTGATCGGCGAGTACGGCTGGGATCACAATGTCCTCTACATCCTCGAGAAGGAAGGTCGGCTGCACGCCTTGATTGAGTGGTTCTTTCTCTATCCGTTGACGCAAGAGGAACCGGACATTTATGCCTTCCCCGATGCCGGCCTGTACCAGGGTGAAAAACTGATCTTTCGCCGCGACTCCAGCGGCCGGGCCACCGCGGTGGAGGCCGCGAGCGTGTCCTTCAAGCGTCGCTCGATTGACGGCGAGAATGGCAAGACGTTCCGGATCACACCGGTCCGATCCGCCGCTGAGATCCGTCTCGAGACGGCAGAGATGAAGCCCCCCTCCGAGCCCGAAAAACCCAGGAAAGCCGACCTGGTCGACCTGATCGCCGTCGTGCCCGGCCTCAAGCTCGACATCCGCTACGCGACGACCAACAATTTCCTGAGCACGCCGCTCTACACCTCGGCGAGGGCCTTGATGCAGCGACCGGCCGCCGAGGCACTCGCGAGGGTCCAGGCCGGCCTTGCACCCAAGGGGTACGGCCTCCTCATACACGACGCATATCGTCCCTGGCGGGTGACCAAGCTGTTCCGCGAGGCCACCCCGCCGGCGCAACACATTTTTGTCGCCGATCCGGCCAAGGGATCGAAGCACAACCGAGGCTGCGCCGTGGACCTGACCCTCTGCGACCTGGCCAACGAGCAACCGATCGAGATGACGGGAGGCTACGACGAGTTCTCCGACCGCTCATTCCCCGGCTACCCCGGCGGCACCTCCCGCCAGCGCTGGCACCGCGACCTCCTCCGAAACGCGATGGAGGCCGAAGGATTCAACGTCATCGACACCGAGTGGTGGCACTTCGACTACAAGATCTGGAACGATTACCCCATCATCGACATCCCGTTCGAGGACCTGCCGCCCGCTTGA
- a CDS encoding Ig-like domain-containing protein, which translates to MSSRRNPHRARIALESLEARRAPVADFALAIGLGVAHSESYVDLKINATAGDAAGNVVVVGSVLGTANFGTTASPLNLTNSGMRDGFAAKFSADGSLVWAKTLAGMTPSAFSQGSAVTLDAQGNFLISGVYNGSVDFDPGAGTHLMTTAADSYDAYVLKLTSSGAFAWSAVVAGTNGSYAYNQATSIAVDPATGDVAFAGSFTGQSGLMGATFDAGYRTEQFVARLGPDGQLRWAVSTAGSASSVAQATGLAFDGLGSVINVGFYAGTVDFDPGPGQVLLAGAGGRDAYVQKLDSLGNLLWVRGFGSTDFDQANAVAVDGANRVIVTGSFSGSVVFDPSSSASTLTSGGDFDGFVAVVGPTGSLSWVRQVQEQAGGSSGGLGLAVDAGGRIFVDGFFSGTANFNPAGAAVSRTSAGQYDVFLATYSGSGSLYGVLQAGGTGNDVAFGLGITPGGDAWIAGNYAGPAQFGGVGSLPAVGAVSVFLARVVQPIPPVAPLAPTLQPGSDSGSSNSDSITNVAQPVFDLAGIVAGNTASLMRDGLIVASRVGPGPLADPGPIADGVHQYSVNQTDPSGTAGASGPFVAVTYLGTKPAAPTSLTLLAIDDSATPGDSITNVAQPRLTGSAVTGLTVQIVDASLNIVATTVANSSGAYTARPVAALADGTYTLFARSVDIAGNQGRLSQAFSLTIKASLPATLGTPGLLAADDSGTVGDGITNVVQPRLTGSATAGTEVQLVDSAGSIIATGLASGSGVYTIRVPSPLINGTSTYRTRVVDAAGNLGVLSPSFSLVVLNGKPAAPLAPTLFPGDDSGVGGDGITNVVQPRLTGVVAGGLTVQLVDPARPDVVLGSTVADGSGVYLVRPAAPLPQGGNSLAVRVVDVAGNTSEVGARLSLTIMTAPPATPAAPTLFLADDTGIAGDGVTAVRRPRFAGLAAVGSSVELIDAQGLVIGSARASATDGSYVVQPWASLPLYASSVRVRATDLAGNPSAAGASFAVFVVGPTGDFDGDGKADLVTYRASSGVWTVGSSSGGPIQSFVWGAAGSGDIPMRGDLDRDGKAELLVYRPQTAQWFSRTTAANPMVNSLVWGVAGGDTRPVVGDFDGDGKGDIAVYSPSQATWTIRYSGGAAPASIVWGVAGGGDIPAAADFDGDGKADLAVYNPSTATWFVRYSGGAAPMSVVWGVAGGGDVPMPADFDGDGKADIAVYSPGSAAWFFRMSGGGLSSVIWGAAGSSDLPIVGDFDGDGKADIAVYRPQSAQWIIRQSLDGVVVRVFGVAGADLPAPNSSALATSSTSARAASSILAKAATIVSPPPPSSTTARTFAASAPSSSSRSTTVIPARPRVLRRQSSKPRAISGSSLAEIRTADGV; encoded by the coding sequence ATGAGCTCGCGCCGGAACCCCCATCGCGCCAGGATCGCACTCGAATCGCTCGAGGCTCGCAGAGCCCCGGTCGCCGACTTCGCCCTGGCGATCGGCCTGGGGGTCGCCCATTCCGAATCGTATGTTGACCTGAAGATCAACGCCACGGCCGGGGATGCCGCCGGCAATGTCGTCGTGGTCGGCTCGGTCCTGGGCACGGCGAATTTCGGGACGACGGCCAGCCCGTTGAACTTGACCAACTCGGGGATGCGCGACGGCTTCGCCGCCAAGTTCTCGGCGGACGGGTCCCTCGTCTGGGCGAAGACTCTGGCCGGGATGACCCCGTCGGCGTTCTCGCAGGGCTCGGCCGTGACCCTCGATGCCCAGGGGAACTTTCTGATCTCGGGAGTCTACAACGGCTCGGTCGACTTCGACCCGGGGGCCGGCACGCACCTCATGACGACGGCCGCCGACAGCTACGACGCCTATGTCCTCAAGCTCACGTCCTCGGGGGCATTCGCCTGGTCCGCGGTCGTGGCGGGGACCAACGGCTCGTACGCGTACAACCAGGCGACCTCGATCGCCGTGGACCCAGCGACCGGAGACGTCGCCTTCGCAGGCTCGTTCACGGGCCAGTCCGGCCTGATGGGCGCCACGTTCGACGCCGGTTACCGCACAGAACAGTTCGTTGCCAGGCTCGGGCCCGACGGCCAGCTCCGCTGGGCGGTGTCCACGGCCGGCTCGGCGTCATCGGTGGCTCAGGCGACCGGACTCGCGTTCGACGGGCTGGGCAGCGTCATCAACGTCGGCTTCTATGCGGGGACGGTGGACTTCGATCCGGGGCCCGGCCAGGTGCTGCTCGCCGGCGCGGGCGGTCGTGACGCCTACGTTCAGAAGCTCGACAGCCTGGGGAATTTGCTCTGGGTCAGGGGGTTCGGCTCGACCGACTTCGATCAGGCGAATGCCGTGGCCGTCGATGGGGCGAACCGAGTGATCGTTACCGGGTCGTTCAGCGGCTCGGTCGTCTTCGATCCGTCGAGCTCCGCGTCAACCTTGACTTCGGGCGGCGACTTCGACGGCTTCGTCGCTGTTGTCGGCCCGACCGGATCGCTCTCCTGGGTCCGGCAGGTCCAGGAGCAGGCGGGGGGAAGCTCCGGCGGCCTCGGCCTGGCGGTCGACGCGGGGGGCCGCATCTTCGTCGACGGCTTCTTTTCCGGCACGGCGAACTTCAATCCGGCCGGAGCGGCCGTCTCCAGAACAAGCGCTGGGCAGTACGACGTCTTTCTCGCCACCTACAGCGGCTCGGGCTCGCTCTATGGCGTCCTCCAGGCGGGCGGCACTGGCAACGACGTCGCATTCGGCCTGGGAATAACTCCCGGCGGCGATGCCTGGATCGCTGGGAACTATGCCGGCCCTGCGCAGTTCGGCGGGGTGGGATCATTGCCCGCCGTCGGAGCCGTAAGCGTCTTCCTGGCCCGTGTCGTCCAGCCGATCCCCCCCGTCGCGCCGCTCGCTCCGACGCTCCAGCCGGGCAGTGACTCGGGCTCGAGCAATTCCGACTCGATCACGAATGTCGCCCAGCCAGTCTTTGATCTGGCGGGGATCGTGGCCGGCAACACCGCGAGCCTGATGCGAGACGGCCTGATCGTGGCCAGCCGGGTCGGCCCCGGGCCACTGGCCGATCCGGGGCCGATCGCCGATGGCGTCCATCAATACTCAGTCAATCAGACCGACCCCTCGGGTACGGCTGGCGCATCGGGCCCGTTCGTGGCGGTGACCTACCTCGGCACGAAACCGGCGGCCCCCACCTCGTTGACCCTGCTGGCGATCGATGACAGCGCGACACCCGGCGACAGCATCACGAACGTGGCCCAGCCCAGGCTGACGGGCTCGGCCGTCACTGGGCTGACGGTCCAGATCGTCGACGCATCATTGAACATCGTCGCGACCACCGTGGCCAACTCCTCGGGGGCCTACACGGCGCGTCCCGTCGCGGCGCTCGCCGACGGCACTTACACCCTCTTTGCCCGGAGCGTGGACATCGCCGGGAATCAGGGACGATTAAGCCAGGCGTTCTCTCTCACGATCAAGGCGAGCCTGCCCGCCACCCTCGGGACGCCCGGCTTACTGGCGGCCGACGATAGCGGCACGGTCGGCGACGGCATCACGAACGTCGTCCAGCCCAGGCTGACGGGCTCGGCGACGGCGGGAACCGAGGTGCAGCTCGTCGATTCGGCCGGTTCGATCATCGCAACGGGGCTGGCGTCGGGGTCGGGTGTGTACACGATCCGGGTTCCGTCTCCGTTGATCAACGGGACATCCACCTATCGAACACGCGTCGTCGACGCGGCGGGGAATCTCGGCGTCCTCAGCCCGTCGTTCTCGCTGGTCGTCCTGAATGGCAAGCCCGCCGCGCCGCTCGCGCCGACGCTCTTCCCGGGAGATGACAGCGGCGTGGGGGGGGATGGGATCACCAACGTCGTGCAGCCCAGGCTGACGGGTGTCGTTGCCGGCGGCCTGACGGTGCAACTGGTCGACCCGGCCAGGCCCGACGTGGTGCTCGGTTCGACGGTTGCGGACGGATCCGGCGTTTATCTGGTCCGTCCGGCGGCGCCCCTGCCCCAGGGGGGCAACTCGCTGGCGGTGCGTGTGGTCGACGTCGCCGGGAATACGAGCGAGGTCGGGGCCAGGTTGTCGCTCACGATCATGACCGCCCCGCCCGCGACGCCCGCCGCACCTACGCTGTTTCTAGCAGACGACACGGGCATTGCCGGCGATGGAGTCACCGCGGTGCGACGGCCCAGGTTCGCCGGGTTGGCCGCGGTGGGCTCCTCGGTCGAGCTGATCGACGCCCAGGGACTGGTGATCGGCTCGGCCAGGGCGTCCGCCACCGACGGCTCGTACGTCGTCCAGCCCTGGGCTTCGCTGCCGTTGTACGCCAGCTCGGTGCGAGTGCGTGCCACCGACCTGGCGGGGAATCCGTCGGCCGCAGGCGCCTCGTTCGCGGTGTTCGTCGTCGGACCGACGGGAGACTTCGACGGCGACGGCAAGGCGGATCTGGTGACCTACCGGGCGAGCTCGGGCGTCTGGACGGTCGGAAGCTCATCGGGAGGGCCGATCCAGTCCTTTGTATGGGGGGCGGCGGGCAGCGGCGACATCCCGATGCGCGGCGATCTGGACCGCGACGGCAAGGCCGAGCTGCTGGTCTATCGGCCTCAGACCGCTCAGTGGTTCAGCCGGACGACCGCCGCAAATCCAATGGTGAATAGCCTGGTCTGGGGGGTGGCGGGCGGCGATACGAGGCCGGTCGTGGGCGACTTTGACGGCGACGGCAAGGGAGACATCGCCGTCTACAGCCCGAGCCAGGCCACCTGGACCATCCGCTATTCCGGCGGTGCCGCGCCCGCGTCGATCGTCTGGGGCGTGGCCGGCGGTGGTGACATTCCCGCGGCGGCCGACTTCGACGGCGACGGCAAGGCGGACCTGGCCGTGTACAACCCCTCGACGGCCACCTGGTTCGTCCGCTACTCGGGCGGTGCGGCGCCCATGTCGGTCGTCTGGGGCGTGGCCGGCGGCGGCGATGTGCCGATGCCGGCTGACTTCGACGGCGACGGCAAGGCCGACATCGCCGTCTACAGCCCGGGCTCGGCCGCCTGGTTCTTCCGGATGTCGGGCGGCGGGCTCAGCTCGGTCATCTGGGGCGCCGCGGGCAGTTCCGACCTCCCGATCGTGGGCGACTTTGACGGGGACGGCAAGGCCGACATCGCCGTCTATCGGCCGCAGTCGGCACAGTGGATCATCCGCCAGAGCCTCGACGGGGTCGTCGTCCGCGTCTTCGGCGTCGCAGGGGCCGACCTGCCCGCGCCGAACAGCTCGGCCCTGGCAACCTCCTCGACCTCGGCGCGAGCCGCATCATCGATCCTCGCGAAAGCCGCGACGATCGTATCGCCGCCCCCCCCCTCCTCGACGACGGCCCGCACCTTCGCCGCGTCGGCCCCCTCATCCTCGTCCCGCTCGACGACCGTTATCCCGGCCCGGCCCAGGGTTCTGCGGCGTCAGTCGTCGAAGCCTCGGGCGATTTCCGGCTCGTCTCTGGCCGAGATCCGGACAGCCGACGGCGTTTGA
- the rpsP gene encoding 30S ribosomal protein S16 gives MVRLRMKSFGRLHRPFFRICAMDARSPRDGKAIEELGHYDPMVRELDKRAVLNASRIRYWLSVGAQPSEKVQSILDRHGIVKPKPGEDWKLPEPTPVAPASLAPTLASAPVATSTATPPTA, from the coding sequence GTGGTCCGCCTCCGCATGAAGTCGTTCGGCCGTCTCCACCGCCCCTTCTTCCGCATCTGCGCCATGGACGCCCGGTCCCCCCGCGACGGCAAGGCGATCGAGGAATTGGGGCACTACGACCCGATGGTCCGCGAGCTTGACAAGCGCGCCGTGCTGAACGCCAGCCGGATCCGCTACTGGCTCTCCGTCGGCGCCCAGCCGAGCGAGAAGGTCCAGTCGATCCTGGATCGTCACGGCATCGTCAAGCCCAAGCCGGGCGAAGACTGGAAGCTCCCCGAGCCCACCCCGGTCGCCCCCGCCTCGCTGGCCCCGACCCTGGCCTCGGCCCCCGTCGCGACCTCGACGGCCACCCCGCCCACCGCCTGA
- the trmD gene encoding tRNA (guanosine(37)-N1)-methyltransferase TrmD, whose amino-acid sequence MSPPAIRFDLLTLFPGLFEGFLSESILGRAIAGGLVEVGLWDIRQWAEGRHKQVDDRPFGGGPGMVLMAPPVVAAVEAVRAKGEDPGRLIALTPQGRRLDQALVRDLAGSSRLVLLCGRYEGFDERILDVLEPELVSIGDYVLSGGEVPAMVLVDAVMRLIPGVLGDAESALDESFGPETGLEYPHYTRPREYRDRAVPEVLLNGDHAAIDRWRREQGRIRTAERRGDLVVPTATGPKTPKRAKPTGQPQADARPETDDRTPQSPPEEPGHAGAPGRTE is encoded by the coding sequence ATGTCCCCGCCCGCGATCCGGTTCGACCTGTTGACGCTCTTCCCAGGGCTGTTCGAGGGCTTCCTGTCCGAGAGCATCCTGGGCCGGGCGATCGCGGGGGGACTGGTCGAGGTGGGACTCTGGGACATCCGCCAGTGGGCCGAGGGCCGGCACAAGCAGGTGGACGACCGCCCTTTCGGCGGCGGCCCCGGCATGGTGCTCATGGCCCCCCCGGTCGTCGCGGCGGTCGAGGCGGTGAGGGCCAAGGGTGAAGACCCCGGCCGACTCATCGCCCTGACCCCGCAAGGCCGGCGGCTCGACCAGGCGTTGGTCCGCGACCTTGCCGGCTCAAGCCGCCTGGTCCTGCTCTGCGGCCGCTATGAAGGGTTCGATGAGCGCATCCTCGACGTGCTGGAGCCCGAGCTCGTGTCCATCGGCGACTATGTCCTGTCCGGCGGCGAAGTGCCGGCCATGGTCCTGGTCGACGCCGTCATGCGGCTGATCCCGGGGGTCCTCGGCGATGCCGAGAGCGCCCTGGACGAGTCGTTCGGGCCCGAGACCGGCCTGGAATATCCCCACTACACGCGTCCGCGCGAGTACAGGGACCGGGCCGTGCCGGAGGTCCTCTTGAATGGCGACCACGCCGCGATCGACCGCTGGAGACGCGAGCAGGGCCGGATCCGCACCGCCGAACGCCGGGGCGACCTGGTCGTTCCGACCGCCACGGGACCGAAAACACCGAAGAGGGCGAAGCCGACGGGCCAACCGCAGGCCGACGCCCGACCCGAGACCGACGACCGAACACCGCAATCCCCCCCCGAAGAGCCCGGCCACGCCGGCGCACCGGGGCGGACGGAGTAA
- the ffh gene encoding signal recognition particle protein, which produces MFDDLQKRMANAFGRFRTRGVLTEANIRDGLGEVRSSLLEADVNYDVVNEFMAKVTDQAIGTLQIKSVRPEQQIVKIVHDQLIELMGPSDPSIRFEKTGPTIIMLCGLQGAGKTTTCGKLAKLLSDQGRKPLLVAADLQRPAAVEQLRVIGKQLDVPVHGSDGSTADPVKVCQDSILAANRLGRDTIILDTAGRLHVDDDLMRELQQIEKKVKPQHVYFVCDALTGQDAVASASTFNKALELDGVILTKLDGDARGGAALSVRKVTGVPVKFVGKGEKLDKLEAFNPERIAGQILGMGDIVGLVESAQKVVDEDEAKRQQEKLAKGKFDLNDFRQQIVQMKKMGSVRDLMKMIPGLSAMPVDLDSMDADGEVKRIQGIIDSMTPDERAFPAKIDIGRRRRIAAGAGVDPSDISGLVKQFDAMASVVKQMAQMSMLDKIRALSGMGHAGAFNPGAKLFAPKMGSGKRLSPKEREKLKKDREKEERKRRREMKDGKGSDPNNPARPT; this is translated from the coding sequence ATGTTCGACGACCTACAGAAACGGATGGCCAACGCGTTCGGGCGATTCCGCACCCGCGGCGTGCTGACCGAAGCCAATATCCGCGACGGGCTCGGCGAGGTTCGATCCTCCCTGCTCGAGGCCGACGTCAATTATGACGTGGTCAACGAGTTCATGGCCAAGGTGACCGACCAGGCCATCGGCACCCTGCAGATCAAGAGCGTCAGGCCCGAGCAGCAGATCGTCAAGATCGTCCACGATCAGCTGATCGAGCTGATGGGGCCGAGCGACCCTTCGATCCGATTCGAGAAGACCGGGCCGACGATCATCATGCTCTGCGGGCTCCAGGGGGCGGGCAAGACGACCACCTGCGGCAAGCTCGCCAAGCTCCTCTCTGACCAGGGTCGCAAGCCCTTGCTCGTGGCGGCCGACTTGCAGCGGCCCGCGGCCGTCGAGCAGCTCCGGGTGATCGGCAAGCAGCTCGACGTCCCGGTCCACGGGTCCGACGGGTCCACGGCCGACCCGGTCAAGGTCTGCCAAGACTCGATCCTCGCCGCCAACCGCCTGGGCCGCGACACCATCATTCTCGACACCGCCGGCCGGCTTCATGTCGACGACGACCTGATGCGCGAGCTGCAGCAGATCGAGAAGAAGGTCAAGCCGCAGCACGTCTACTTCGTCTGCGACGCGCTGACCGGCCAGGATGCGGTGGCCTCGGCCTCGACCTTCAACAAGGCCCTGGAACTCGACGGGGTCATCCTCACCAAACTCGACGGCGACGCACGCGGCGGCGCGGCCCTGTCGGTCCGGAAGGTGACGGGAGTTCCGGTCAAGTTCGTGGGCAAAGGGGAGAAGCTCGACAAACTCGAGGCCTTCAACCCCGAGCGCATCGCCGGCCAGATCCTGGGCATGGGCGACATCGTCGGCCTGGTCGAGTCGGCCCAGAAGGTGGTCGACGAGGACGAGGCAAAGCGTCAGCAAGAGAAGCTGGCCAAGGGGAAGTTCGACCTCAACGACTTCCGCCAGCAGATCGTCCAGATGAAGAAGATGGGGTCGGTCCGCGACCTCATGAAGATGATCCCCGGCCTGAGCGCCATGCCCGTCGACCTCGACTCGATGGACGCCGACGGCGAGGTCAAGCGGATCCAGGGGATCATCGACAGCATGACGCCCGACGAGCGGGCGTTCCCGGCCAAGATCGACATCGGCCGTCGGCGCCGGATCGCCGCCGGAGCGGGCGTCGACCCGTCGGACATCTCGGGCCTGGTCAAGCAGTTCGACGCGATGGCCTCGGTCGTCAAGCAGATGGCCCAGATGTCGATGCTCGACAAGATCCGCGCCCTCTCGGGCATGGGCCACGCCGGCGCCTTCAATCCGGGGGCCAAGCTGTTTGCCCCCAAGATGGGCTCCGGCAAGCGGCTCAGCCCCAAGGAACGCGAGAAGCTGAAGAAAGACCGCGAGAAGGAAGAGCGCAAGCGCCGCCGAGAGATGAAGGACGGCAAGGGAAGCGACCCCAACAACCCCGCCCGTCCCACCTGA